One segment of Methylotuvimicrobium sp. KM2 DNA contains the following:
- a CDS encoding HD domain-containing phosphohydrolase: MIINTLRRIDTMNHLRVSETNLAAAQQIAHLGSWEWNIVTDELSWSDEVYRMFGFKPQQFVATYRRFLELISPEDRDFVADAVQNAFSRGDEYELDHRIRRADGVERVLHEIGEVIVNDAGEPVRMIGTVQDVTELRQAENEMRRLNRALRTLSLCNTTLVHAQHEQTLMDDICRILIDSGSYRFAWVGYAERDDRKTIRPMAFAGGDIDFITSVELSWADDAGGRNPAAFAIRNKETFILKDIVNNSRDFAPSWREAALTQGYASVVALPLISDGEILGAITLDSAEPDAFDQAELRLLEEMAGDLAFGIRALRIRQEREHAESVLKIAENRYEELYENAPNAYVSVAPQNGVLLQFNQSLCQMLGYDRAFLETKTIFDLFGGTQIEKLFAGEQSVRDIELNMRRADGRGLWVSLSIDPIKDETGCVAEYRASIIDISVRKHAEEEQQRFAEKLQGSLIQTIRAIAMTIEKRDPYTAGHQERVAELAVQIGRRMGFDAYRLEGLRLGATIHDIGKIAVPIEILNRPGKLEPMLFTIIKSHPSIGYEIVKGIEFPWPIAEMVVQHHERLDGSGYPHGLKGDEILMESRILAVSDVVEAMASHRPYRAALGVQAALNEIERGKGSIYDASVVEFCREVFRDGGTPWK; this comes from the coding sequence ATGATTATCAACACTCTTCGGCGCATCGACACGATGAATCACTTGCGGGTTAGTGAAACGAATTTGGCTGCGGCTCAACAAATCGCCCATCTAGGCAGTTGGGAATGGAATATTGTCACCGACGAGTTGTCGTGGTCCGACGAAGTGTACCGCATGTTCGGTTTTAAGCCTCAACAATTCGTAGCGACTTATCGTAGGTTTTTAGAGTTGATATCGCCGGAAGATCGAGATTTTGTGGCCGATGCCGTGCAAAATGCCTTTTCGCGGGGCGATGAGTATGAGCTTGATCACCGTATTCGCCGTGCCGATGGTGTCGAGCGAGTGCTTCACGAAATTGGAGAAGTCATTGTCAACGATGCGGGAGAACCGGTTCGCATGATAGGCACGGTGCAGGATGTTACCGAGCTGCGTCAGGCCGAGAATGAAATGCGTAGGCTCAATAGGGCATTACGCACGTTGAGTCTATGCAATACCACGCTTGTTCATGCGCAACACGAACAAACTCTGATGGACGATATCTGCCGTATCTTGATCGACAGCGGCAGCTACCGTTTTGCATGGGTCGGCTATGCGGAGCGCGACGATCGTAAAACGATTCGTCCGATGGCTTTTGCCGGTGGCGATATCGATTTTATTACTTCGGTCGAGCTGTCTTGGGCCGATGATGCAGGCGGACGCAATCCGGCGGCCTTCGCCATTCGCAACAAGGAAACGTTTATTCTGAAAGATATCGTCAATAATTCCCGGGACTTTGCACCGTCATGGCGCGAAGCCGCGTTGACACAAGGTTATGCGTCGGTGGTCGCGCTGCCGTTGATTTCGGATGGTGAAATCTTGGGAGCGATCACGCTCGATTCGGCGGAACCGGATGCCTTCGATCAAGCCGAGTTGAGATTGCTTGAAGAAATGGCCGGCGACTTGGCGTTCGGTATACGGGCATTGCGTATTCGACAAGAGCGCGAGCATGCCGAGTCGGTTTTGAAAATCGCCGAGAATCGATACGAAGAATTATACGAAAACGCGCCTAATGCTTATGTATCAGTCGCACCCCAAAACGGAGTTTTGCTGCAATTCAATCAGTCGTTATGCCAGATGTTAGGGTATGACAGGGCTTTTTTGGAAACGAAAACGATTTTCGATCTTTTTGGGGGAACGCAAATCGAGAAATTATTCGCAGGCGAGCAAAGCGTTCGCGATATCGAGCTCAATATGCGCCGCGCCGATGGTCGCGGGCTCTGGGTTAGTCTTAGTATTGATCCTATTAAAGACGAAACAGGATGCGTTGCCGAGTACCGGGCTAGTATCATTGATATTTCGGTGCGCAAACATGCCGAGGAAGAACAACAGCGTTTTGCCGAAAAATTGCAAGGCTCATTGATTCAAACCATTCGCGCGATAGCCATGACGATTGAAAAGCGCGACCCGTATACCGCCGGACACCAAGAACGGGTTGCCGAGTTGGCGGTGCAAATCGGTCGGCGCATGGGGTTTGACGCTTATCGCTTGGAAGGATTGCGGTTAGGTGCGACGATTCACGATATCGGCAAGATCGCCGTCCCGATCGAAATACTCAATCGGCCCGGAAAACTAGAGCCGATGTTGTTTACTATCATTAAAAGTCACCCGTCGATCGGTTATGAAATTGTCAAAGGCATCGAATTTCCATGGCCGATAGCCGAAATGGTTGTTCAACATCATGAGCGCTTGGACGGCAGCGGTTATCCTCATGGGCTAAAAGGCGACGAAATTTTGATGGAATCGCGCATTCTCGCCGTTTCCGATGTGGTTGAAGCGATGGCCTCGCATCGGCCCTATCGGGCGGCTTTGGGAGTGCAAGCGGCTTTGAACGAGATCGAGCGAGGCAAGGGCTCCATCTATGATGCGAGCGTCGTGGAATTTTGCCGCGAAGTTTTTAGGGACGGCGGAACGCCATGGAAATGA
- a CDS encoding PhnD/SsuA/transferrin family substrate-binding protein, translating into MLLLRLIILSLSSILLLTPASVAADDTVRIGVLANRGKDRALVEWLPTAEYLANEISSRNFSIVPLDFNEIDKAVASGEVDFFLVNSGIYVDFEARYGAGRIATMRKRNGG; encoded by the coding sequence ATGCTTCTGCTGCGCTTAATTATCTTGTCTTTATCGTCAATATTACTCTTGACACCGGCTTCTGTTGCTGCGGACGATACGGTGCGTATCGGCGTATTGGCGAATCGGGGCAAGGACCGCGCTTTGGTCGAATGGTTGCCGACGGCCGAGTATTTGGCGAATGAAATATCCAGTCGAAACTTTTCCATCGTTCCGCTAGATTTTAACGAAATCGATAAAGCAGTCGCTTCGGGCGAAGTCGATTTTTTTCTCGTGAACTCGGGAATCTATGTCGATTTCGAGGCGCGTTATGGCGCGGGGCGTATCGCCACGATGCGTAAGCGTAATGGGGGATGA
- a CDS encoding sensor domain-containing diguanylate cyclase, producing MRDLALEEDLTTDLSILQSHLDGMINRVQQNSNALRRFQAFERRLLNLNSLSEMIIHILEGGKAFFDLDVISLCLVDKENELSEYLIQDGFDIKTTKQLTLLKDRHQLKALFGFAVKPYIGAYHQKCSEFFNYTDRKPVSVALIPLIRRGKYLGSLNFGSFQQERFIDTMATDFIEHMISVVSICLENNLNFEMMRRTSFIDTLTGVNNRRFLEQRLVEEIDRCQRSGEPLSCLFLDIDYFKSINDTHGHQAGDYILKQVAGSVKNLLRNNDVLARYGGEEFVALLSNLDESKLIAIAERIRSTIESLNMAFDGKPIQVTISIGAASYSTPKQILSSAADIAMRLIESADAALYQAKRNGRNRIENNGFIIERTLMESAVSY from the coding sequence ATGAGAGATTTAGCTTTGGAAGAAGATTTAACGACCGACTTGTCGATATTGCAAAGTCATTTAGATGGCATGATCAATCGGGTTCAACAGAACAGTAACGCCTTAAGGCGATTTCAAGCATTTGAAAGACGCTTGCTTAACTTAAATTCTTTATCCGAAATGATTATTCATATTCTTGAAGGCGGGAAGGCATTTTTCGATCTCGATGTCATCAGTCTATGTTTAGTCGATAAAGAAAACGAATTGTCGGAATATTTGATACAGGACGGTTTTGATATCAAGACCACAAAGCAATTAACTCTGCTTAAAGACCGTCATCAGCTAAAAGCACTGTTCGGTTTTGCCGTAAAGCCCTATATTGGCGCCTATCATCAAAAGTGTTCCGAATTCTTTAACTATACCGATAGAAAGCCGGTTAGTGTCGCATTGATTCCGTTAATCCGCCGAGGAAAGTATCTAGGATCATTGAATTTCGGCAGCTTTCAGCAGGAACGGTTTATCGATACAATGGCAACCGATTTTATCGAGCATATGATTTCGGTGGTCAGTATTTGTTTGGAAAATAATCTGAATTTCGAGATGATGCGCAGGACCAGTTTCATAGACACACTGACCGGCGTCAACAACAGACGTTTTCTTGAGCAAAGGCTTGTAGAAGAAATCGATCGCTGCCAACGAAGCGGCGAGCCATTGTCTTGTTTATTTCTCGATATCGATTATTTTAAGTCAATCAACGATACCCACGGACATCAAGCCGGAGATTATATACTGAAACAAGTGGCCGGATCGGTAAAAAATCTGCTACGCAATAATGACGTTCTGGCTCGATACGGTGGCGAGGAGTTTGTGGCGTTGTTGTCAAATCTTGATGAAAGTAAATTAATAGCTATCGCTGAACGTATAAGATCTACGATTGAATCGCTCAATATGGCTTTTGACGGTAAACCGATTCAGGTGACTATTTCGATAGGGGCCGCGTCTTACTCGACGCCTAAGCAAATACTTTCCAGCGCAGCCGATATTGCGATGCGATTAATTGAATCGGCCGATGCCGCTTTATATCAAGCCAAGCGCAACGGTCGCAATCGGATAGAAAATAATGGCTTTATTATTGAACGGACATTAATGGAAAGCGCAGTATCCTATTAA